A region from the Lemur catta isolate mLemCat1 chromosome 7, mLemCat1.pri, whole genome shotgun sequence genome encodes:
- the LOC123641772 gene encoding olfactory receptor 4X1: MAATSNVTDIIFLGFSQNQDVQKVISVMFLLMYTAVVAGNGLIVVTIMASKGLTSPMYFFLSYLSFVEICYCSVTAPRLIFDSFTRRKVISVKGCITQIFFLHFFGGTEIFLLTVMAYDRYVAICKPLHYTTVMNQRARGLLVGAAWGGGLLHSVGQTVLIFQLPFCGPHVIDHYFCDVHPVLKLACADTLLTGLLIIANGGSISVISFSVLLASYVIILRSLRSRPSEARRKALATCASHVAVVGLFFVPCSFVYMRPCATLPADKIVAVFYTVVTPLLNPVIYSFRNAEVKHAMGRLVGRRVTWEEK, encoded by the coding sequence ATGGCTGCCACAAGCAATGTGACTGACATCATTTTTTTGGGATTTTCCCAGAACCAGGACGTGCAGAAGGTTATTTCTGTGATGTTTCTCCTCATGTACACAGCCGTCGTGGCGGGCAATGGCCTCATCGTGGTGACCATCATGGCCAGCAAAGGGCTCACCTCCCCCATGTATTTCTTCCTCAGCTACTTGTCCTTTGTGGAGATCTGTTACTGTTCTGTCACGGCCCCCAGGCTCATCTTTGACTCTTTCACCAGGAGGAAAGTCATTTCCGTCAAGGGCTGCATCACCCAGatatttttcctccatttctttgGTGGCACCGAGATCTTTCTCCTGACGGTGATGGCCTACGACCGCtacgtggccatctgcaagccctTGCACTACACGACCGTCATGAACCAACGAGCGCGGGGCCTCCTGGTGGGGGCGGCCTGGGGCGGCGGCCTGCTGCATTCCGTTGGGCAAACCGTCCTCATTTTCCAGCTGCCCTTCTGTGGCCCTCACGTCATCGACCACTACTTCTGTGACGTCCACCCCGTGCTGAAGCTGGCCTGTGCGGACACTCTCCTCACCGGGCTGCTCATCATCGCCAATGGCGGCTCCATCTCGGTGATCAGCTTCTCGGTGCTGCTGGCTTCCTACGTCATCATCCTGCGCTCCCTGAGGAGCCGCCCCTCAGAGGCGCGGCGCAAGGCCCTCGCCACGTGCGCCTCCCACGTGGCCGTGGTGGGCCTGTTCTTCGTACCCTGCTCCTTTGTCTACATGAGGCCCTGTGCCACCCTCCCTGCAGACAAGATAGTCGCCGTGTTTTACACGGTCGTCACACCTCTCTTAAACCCTGTCATTTACTCCTTCAGGAATGCCGAAGTGAAACATGCCATGGGGAGACTCGTGGGAAGGAGAGTGACTTGGGAAGAGAAATAG
- the LOC123642098 gene encoding olfactory receptor 4B1, producing the protein MARTNNVTELIFTGLFQDPEVQRVCFVVFLPVYLATVVGNGLIVLTVSVSKSLQSPMYFFLNYLSLVEISYSSTVVPKFIRDLLAEIKTISLEGCLAQIFFFHFFGVTEIFLFVVMAYDRYVAICKPLHYMNIMSHQLCHLLVAGSWLGGFFHSIIQIFITIQLPFCGPNVIDHYFCDLLPLFKLACTDTFVEGLTVLANSGLISVCSLFILVSSYIVILVNLRKHSAEGRRKALSTCASHIMVVILFFGPAIFLYMRPSSTFTEDKLMAVFYTVITPMLNPIIYTLRNAEVKIAMRKLWSKKQHSVMV; encoded by the coding sequence ATGGCCAGGACAAATAACGTGACCGAGTTAATTTTCACTGGCCTTTTCCAGGATCCGGAGGTGCAGAGAGTGTGCTTTGTGGTGTTTCTTCCTGTGTACCTGGCCACGGTGGTGGGCAATGGCCTCATCGTTTTGACGGTCAGCGTTAGTAAAAGTCTGCAGtcccccatgtacttcttccttaACTACCTGTCCCTGGTGGAGATCAGTTACTCCTCCACTGTCGTCCCTAAATTCATCAGAGACTTACTTGCTGAGATTAAAACCATCTCCTTGGAGGGCTGTCTGGCTCAGATATTCTTCTTCCACTTCTTTGGGGTTACTGAAATCTTTTTGTTTGTAgtgatggcctatgaccgctacGTGGCAATCTGCAAGCCTCTTCATTACATGAATATTATGAGTCATCAACTGTGTCACCTTCTGGTGGCTGGTTCCTGGCTGGGAGGCTTTTTCCACTCTATAATTCAGATTTTTATCACCATCCAGTTGCCCTTTTGTGGTCCCAATGTGATTGACCACTACTTCTGTGACCTCCTGCCATTATTCAAGCTTGCCTGCACTGACACCTTTGTGGAGGGGCTGACTGTGTTGGCCAACAGTGGCTTAATTTCCGTGTGCTCCCTCTTTATCCTGGTGTCCTCCTATATCGTCATCCTGGTGAACTTGAGGAAACATTCTGCAGAGGGGAGGCGCAAAGCCCTCTCCACCTGTGCCTCTCACATCATGGtggtcattttgttttttggacCTGCCATCTTCCTCTACATGCGACCCTCCTCCACCTTCACGGAAGACAAACTCATGGCTGTGTTCTACACAGTCATCACCCCCATGCTGAACCCCATCATCTACACGCTCAGGAATGCAGAGGTGAAAATCGCCATGAGGAAATTGTGGAGCAAAAAGCAGCATTCAGTGATGGTGTGA